A genomic segment from Candidatus Brocadia sinica JPN1 encodes:
- a CDS encoding DUF2283 domain-containing protein: MKVYYDDEVDALYLKLGDEIPEGAIEISEGVNIDTTSKDKIVGIEILNASKKIDLKTILSYTLEFDKDLITQKTD, encoded by the coding sequence ATGAAGGTGTATTACGATGACGAAGTAGATGCCTTGTATTTAAAGTTGGGAGATGAGATACCGGAAGGGGCTATAGAAATCTCTGAAGGAGTTAATATAGACACAACTTCTAAAGACAAGATAGTGGGTATAGAAATCCTGAATGCCTCTAAAAAGATAGATTTAAAAACCATATTATCTTACACACTTGAATTTGATAAAGATTTGATAACTCAAAAAACTGACTAA
- a CDS encoding DUF6531 domain-containing protein produces MQPHSFKFPKRAQRTFVKYLFAFAFFIFSSVIFTLAGYAHTCGPSVLEMKVGETTTWQITADLTEEETLYTPLNTGDPNVATISSDTPFTAHHGVFTITTVVAGQTSFAIQWYFMSRPMQAMFGEVVVAVKEAEPTPVAMVTPTLILSGLIINDDFFVCPFNSTSTHGKKFVQARGGIFIDATCTICPPPDTASMIASGGLKNDTPDPITLHNGEFVLQITDLKIPGRGFDWTFTRTYKSRVTFDSPLGHNWDFNYNSRLLEITEENQDAISTDTFSPILSDSFIKVGSVVVMDGHGHSDLYGLQSDVADSTPLGAYTRLTKNGDGSFTLRDRQGSKKSYDRNGFLVHLEDRHVNTMTFTRDEDGKLLGAIDTLGRKITYSYNTNGRLVEVKDFINRSITFEYDSNGDLVSVTSPSVTGTPNGNNFPDGKTKRYTYSSGFDNEKLNHGLLTITAPNEVAAGGSPRLINVYETDENSYAYGHVVKQTYGGINASGIAAGGDITYKYEEMTSNPLDTNDPVNRVTVTDRNGNKAVYEHNKLGNAVSTKEYTKGLREGEPEYFEATF; encoded by the coding sequence ATGCAACCACATAGCTTTAAATTTCCAAAGCGTGCACAACGTACTTTCGTAAAATATCTGTTTGCTTTTGCCTTCTTCATTTTTTCTTCTGTCATATTTACCTTGGCCGGATATGCCCATACATGCGGCCCCTCTGTCTTAGAGATGAAAGTTGGAGAGACAACGACCTGGCAGATCACGGCTGATCTTACAGAGGAAGAAACCCTGTATACGCCTTTAAATACAGGTGATCCGAATGTTGCAACGATATCATCAGATACGCCATTCACTGCCCACCACGGTGTATTTACGATTACTACCGTAGTGGCTGGACAGACGAGTTTTGCAATTCAATGGTATTTTATGAGCAGACCGATGCAGGCGATGTTTGGTGAGGTCGTCGTTGCCGTAAAAGAGGCTGAACCAACGCCAGTCGCAATGGTTACACCAACACTCATATTATCGGGACTTATAATCAATGACGACTTCTTTGTTTGTCCTTTCAACAGCACGTCCACACACGGGAAAAAATTTGTTCAAGCAAGGGGTGGCATTTTTATTGACGCAACCTGCACAATATGCCCACCACCTGATACCGCTTCCATGATTGCAAGCGGTGGCTTGAAAAATGACACCCCCGACCCCATAACCCTTCACAATGGTGAATTTGTCTTACAGATAACAGACCTCAAGATCCCCGGACGTGGTTTCGACTGGACATTTACCCGCACCTATAAAAGCCGTGTTACCTTTGATAGCCCGCTGGGTCATAACTGGGATTTTAACTATAACTCCAGGCTCTTGGAAATTACCGAAGAGAATCAGGATGCCATTTCAACGGATACCTTTTCTCCTATCCTGAGTGATTCATTTATAAAAGTGGGAAGCGTTGTGGTTATGGACGGTCACGGCCACTCTGACCTTTACGGGCTGCAATCAGATGTCGCAGACAGCACCCCGCTCGGCGCCTATACCCGTCTGACAAAGAATGGAGATGGTTCCTTTACCTTAAGAGACCGACAGGGGAGCAAAAAGTCTTATGACAGAAATGGATTCCTTGTCCATTTAGAAGACAGGCATGTCAATACCATGACCTTTACAAGGGATGAGGATGGAAAACTTTTAGGGGCTATCGACACATTGGGCAGAAAGATCACTTACAGTTATAACACTAACGGAAGGCTTGTTGAGGTAAAGGACTTCATCAACAGGTCCATTACATTTGAATACGACAGTAACGGCGACCTCGTTTCCGTCACATCTCCATCTGTTACAGGTACACCTAATGGTAATAATTTTCCGGATGGTAAGACCAAGAGATATACCTATTCGTCCGGGTTTGATAATGAGAAGTTGAATCATGGCCTTCTGACCATAACTGCACCCAATGAAGTTGCGGCTGGCGGCTCTCCTCGTCTGATCAATGTTTATGAAACAGATGAAAATTCCTATGCATACGGTCACGTCGTTAAGCAGACGTACGGCGGGATCAATGCAAGTGGAATTGCTGCTGGCGGTGATATAACGTATAAATACGAAGAGATGACTTCAAATCCCCTGGATACAAATGACCCGGTCAACCGTGTGACGGTAACAGACCGCAACGGGAATAAGGCGGTATATGAACATAACAAACTGGGGAATGCCGTATCCACAAAGGAATATACGAAAGGTTTACGTGAGGGTGAGCCGGAATACTTTGAGGCGACCTTTTGA
- a CDS encoding dynamin family protein, whose protein sequence is MLEEFIRHKTEILGTIENIVGLIKDDTGAVDNRLHMIKEQLISNCFNLVILGQFKRGKTTLINSLIGKEILPSSVVPLTSVVTILKYSEEVSCVVSMEDGNEKKIRIEELPDYVTEKGNPKNIRGVRCARIGYPSPFLEKGILLVDTPGVGSTFLHNTETTYEFLDHLDAALFLMSADVPISQVEKELLDTIKDSTQKIFFVLNKIDNLTPKEIEEIAAFNKQVLEEMGFTVQEIWPISAREALKAKTANNDVQLSQSGLLNLEDALGSFLSLEKGKIVLNTTISKTKRVISQKLSQIAIERKTMEASGEELENKINTFHQLVANLKQDREDMKYLLKGESDKLCFRVEEMLKILEEKETPRVKQCLTDFYEKNPDLNPTALRDEMQKVIKEEIVRGFDAFRKDTEKVISNNIQETFSRFTKRSNNIINEFKTAAEILFEVSMEQYEFSVELARDTGFYYMVQEYTAPTEEEVKSILRAFLPKSLSRKMVLNEMMERVSSDVGRNCGRTRSDLTTRICKTIDHYSKQLKDLGSDLIAQIEQAIQKGQERRRAGSESVRFELELLASKAKALEGYKENLEKVWNMINPVEISREQKAVAMA, encoded by the coding sequence ATGTTAGAAGAATTTATAAGGCATAAAACAGAAATACTGGGCACCATTGAAAATATTGTTGGTTTGATAAAGGATGATACGGGGGCCGTGGACAACAGGCTGCACATGATCAAGGAACAGTTGATATCAAATTGTTTTAATCTGGTGATTTTAGGACAATTTAAAAGGGGTAAGACAACCCTCATTAATAGCCTGATCGGTAAGGAAATACTCCCTTCTTCCGTAGTACCACTGACGTCTGTTGTGACAATCCTGAAGTATAGTGAAGAGGTTAGCTGCGTAGTCTCTATGGAAGACGGCAACGAGAAGAAAATTCGCATAGAGGAACTTCCTGATTATGTAACGGAGAAAGGTAATCCAAAAAATATACGGGGCGTACGATGTGCACGCATCGGGTATCCATCCCCTTTCCTTGAAAAAGGGATACTGCTGGTAGACACGCCGGGAGTGGGTTCCACTTTCCTACACAATACAGAAACGACCTATGAATTTTTAGATCATCTGGATGCGGCATTGTTTCTCATGAGCGCAGACGTCCCCATTTCGCAGGTAGAGAAAGAACTCCTCGACACGATTAAAGATTCTACCCAGAAGATATTCTTTGTTTTGAACAAGATTGATAATCTGACCCCGAAAGAGATTGAAGAAATCGCCGCCTTCAATAAACAGGTATTGGAGGAGATGGGATTTACCGTTCAGGAGATCTGGCCTATCTCTGCCAGAGAAGCACTAAAGGCAAAAACGGCGAACAATGACGTTCAACTTTCCCAGAGTGGCCTTTTGAACCTGGAAGATGCCTTAGGGAGTTTTCTCTCTTTAGAGAAAGGCAAAATCGTCCTCAATACCACCATATCAAAGACAAAGCGGGTCATCTCTCAGAAACTATCTCAGATAGCAATTGAAAGAAAGACCATGGAAGCCTCCGGGGAGGAGTTGGAAAATAAGATTAACACCTTTCATCAGCTTGTAGCGAACCTGAAGCAGGATAGAGAAGATATGAAATATCTGCTCAAAGGAGAATCGGACAAGCTGTGTTTCAGGGTGGAGGAGATGTTAAAGATTTTAGAAGAAAAGGAGACCCCGAGAGTAAAGCAGTGTCTTACGGATTTCTACGAAAAAAATCCCGATCTCAATCCCACAGCCTTAAGGGATGAAATGCAGAAGGTTATCAAGGAAGAGATCGTCAGGGGATTCGATGCATTTAGAAAAGATACCGAGAAGGTGATCTCGAATAATATCCAGGAAACCTTCAGCCGTTTCACAAAACGTTCCAATAATATCATCAACGAGTTTAAGACGGCTGCCGAAATACTCTTTGAGGTATCCATGGAACAATATGAATTTTCCGTTGAACTAGCCAGGGATACTGGTTTTTATTACATGGTCCAGGAATATACCGCCCCCACGGAAGAAGAGGTCAAGTCCATCCTGCGCGCCTTCCTGCCGAAATCCCTGAGCAGAAAAATGGTCTTGAACGAGATGATGGAGCGGGTATCCTCCGATGTGGGTAGGAATTGTGGCAGGACACGTTCTGACCTCACAACAAGGATCTGCAAAACCATCGACCATTACTCCAAACAACTAAAAGATCTTGGGAGCGATCTTATTGCCCAGATAGAACAAGCCATACAAAAGGGACAGGAGAGGCGAAGAGCAGGCAGCGAGTCTGTACGATTTGAACTAGAGTTATTAGCAAGCAAGGCTAAAGCCCTGGAAGGGTACAAAGAAAATCTGGAGAAGGTATGGAACATGATAAATCCGGTGGAGATAAGCCGTGAACAAAAAGCTGTGGCGATGGCCTAG
- a CDS encoding formate/nitrite transporter family protein yields the protein MSAEGNEGANNQEPTAPVIELDTYEPSEMADQVGQVGISKTNLGALTMLGLSILAGVFIALGAQLSILVTHTATSNYSLNQLIGGVAFTLAMVLIVITGAELFTGNPLVAMSFMARKITGKDFVRNLIIVFIGNFIGALTLVLWIYNSEQWMMNNYLLGAKIVLAANNKVNVPFGVVFVRGMIGNALICLGVWLCYRGKSNIDKILGLLLPTSCLIACNFEHSVVNMWLIPMGLILKGNHAVMAVAEDVHGGRLDIANLTFFKGFLIDNLCPVVLGNLFGGILLIAAAYWFAYVRPLKKY from the coding sequence ATGTCTGCCGAAGGGAATGAAGGTGCAAACAATCAGGAACCTACTGCACCAGTTATTGAGCTTGATACCTATGAACCGTCTGAAATGGCCGATCAAGTGGGACAGGTGGGTATCTCAAAGACGAATCTTGGTGCTTTGACCATGCTCGGCCTCAGTATCCTCGCAGGTGTCTTTATTGCCCTTGGTGCACAGCTCTCCATATTAGTAACACATACCGCAACCTCAAATTATAGTTTAAATCAACTCATCGGCGGGGTCGCATTTACCCTGGCAATGGTTTTGATCGTAATCACCGGCGCCGAACTCTTTACCGGGAACCCCCTTGTTGCAATGTCTTTTATGGCCCGAAAAATTACCGGCAAGGATTTTGTTAGAAATCTGATTATTGTATTTATTGGTAATTTTATTGGCGCATTAACCCTCGTTTTGTGGATATACAACTCTGAGCAATGGATGATGAACAATTATCTCCTTGGCGCCAAAATCGTCCTTGCCGCCAATAATAAAGTAAACGTCCCGTTTGGTGTCGTCTTTGTGCGGGGAATGATTGGTAATGCCTTGATTTGTCTGGGTGTTTGGTTATGTTATCGTGGTAAAAGTAATATCGACAAAATACTTGGACTACTCTTGCCCACATCTTGCCTTATCGCCTGCAACTTCGAGCATTCTGTTGTCAACATGTGGCTTATCCCTATGGGATTAATCCTGAAGGGCAACCATGCCGTAATGGCCGTCGCTGAAGATGTACACGGTGGTAGGCTCGATATTGCAAACCTCACCTTTTTTAAGGGATTTTTAATTGATAATTTGTGTCCTGTTGTCCTGGGAAACCTTTTCGGCGGTATTCTCTTGATTGCAGCCGCATACTGGTTTGCCTATGTACGCCCTTTAAAGAAATACTAA
- a CDS encoding DUF2927 domain-containing protein — translation MITILRYQFLSFLAVIAGFCSVPSASAHPNDRVAHWVEQVILGPEFGGVGKICSRWVKTPRLSIFGASEQQQKVVTDVITHLNETLTKTPIKKIELLKATDVGADIQVYFAPLQDFPSLAKQHKFQYVQDNWGYFWTFWNGRHEIESAFVLLASDKLQGKALQHFALEEITQSLGLSNDSPVFPESIFYAKGNNGGDVQQFSNLDKQLIVFFYNHIQPGATRGEVQAAFKKHWGVQ, via the coding sequence ATGATAACCATTCTACGTTATCAGTTTTTATCGTTTCTAGCGGTTATCGCAGGTTTCTGCTCTGTTCCCTCTGCTTCTGCTCATCCAAACGATCGGGTCGCACATTGGGTCGAGCAAGTCATCTTAGGCCCCGAGTTTGGTGGGGTGGGCAAGATTTGTTCTCGATGGGTAAAGACCCCGAGGCTTTCCATCTTTGGTGCGTCGGAGCAACAGCAGAAAGTGGTGACCGATGTAATTACCCATTTGAATGAAACTCTCACCAAAACCCCTATCAAGAAGATTGAACTTCTCAAAGCAACTGACGTGGGAGCCGATATTCAGGTCTATTTCGCCCCTTTACAGGATTTCCCAAGTCTTGCGAAACAACATAAGTTTCAGTACGTGCAAGACAACTGGGGGTACTTCTGGACATTTTGGAATGGAAGGCACGAGATTGAAAGCGCGTTCGTTCTGCTTGCGTCTGACAAACTCCAAGGCAAAGCCTTGCAGCATTTCGCTCTGGAGGAAATCACTCAGTCGTTAGGGCTTTCGAACGACTCGCCGGTTTTTCCCGAGAGTATCTTTTACGCAAAAGGGAACAATGGCGGGGATGTCCAACAGTTCAGCAATTTGGACAAACAACTGATCGTCTTTTTCTACAATCACATCCAACCGGGTGCGACCCGTGGGGAAGTTCAAGCAGCATTTAAGAAACATTGGGGAGTTCAGTAA
- a CDS encoding DUF4258 domain-containing protein — protein MVIKFSRHAKRRAKLYKIPESKILKILEEKELTQGTREIIENVEGFKYPLKIVVAVKEDTMTIITNYPLKKGRKG, from the coding sequence GTGGTAATAAAGTTCTCTCGGCATGCAAAAAGAAGAGCAAAACTATATAAAATTCCAGAGTCAAAAATCTTAAAAATTCTGGAAGAAAAAGAGTTGACTCAGGGGACTCGTGAGATTATAGAAAATGTCGAAGGATTTAAGTATCCATTAAAAATTGTTGTTGCCGTTAAAGAGGATACAATGACAATAATAACAAACTATCCTCTGAAGAAAGGAAGAAAAGGATGA
- a CDS encoding DUF433 domain-containing protein yields MIWHELLGHSADEIAAEYDLTLAGVYAALAYYHDHRVEIDKSIQESKSFVSALRKRTPQE; encoded by the coding sequence GTGATTTGGCATGAGTTGTTAGGACACAGCGCTGATGAGATTGCAGCAGAGTATGACCTGACATTAGCCGGTGTATATGCTGCCTTGGCTTACTATCATGACCATCGAGTCGAAATTGACAAATCCATACAAGAGAGCAAGTCTTTTGTAAGCGCATTACGCAAAAGAACCCCTCAAGAGTAG
- the smc gene encoding chromosome segregation protein SMC has translation MKLKKLELFGFKSFAEKTEIVFEDGITVIVGPNGCGKSNVIDAIKWVLGEQSVKSLRGNEMADVIFNGTDKRPSLGYAEVSLTVQNNKGLLPLEYTEVCITRRLYTSGESEYLINKQASRLKDIRELFLDTGFGANAYSVIEQGNVEAMLQADSRERRLLFEEAAGISKFKSRKKAALSKLEHVEQNLLRVGDIVEELQKQLRSVKLQASKARKYQEYVEQLKKLKVGLSLKNYRDLKRKKAAVSEQVNQTNEQSNKAVTEMNELGVQINAIDGMIGQLEKQLAQMQTERVNLEAQISKNQDKAKYDRERIKELETLREKYTEQQKGMENKIQETNNKVTETKELLNTVEQEIIKFVDIQKIKETAQKQINLECDLLYQGIDEKKSEVISILQQESSLQNEIGSLTTEKDTLKGRKIRLSKRQEEITSFVDALMSKYQETTKEKDVLVEESNTLDQKISTSKGRIQELVNMIRSLDEQINQQKQLQSSKTSRHEVLMDYEMRAEGVESGAKAILEESRKDPAAVKGMRGMIADLLKVDLQYALAIETALGERVQGIVTDTTNDAVQAIAFLQKSQKGHAIFFPLDRTDGQSSIPEEILQKPDVVGIARKLVNSTEEVCKVVDDFLNNTLVVKDLATALAMSNDNRTIRYVTLDGELLEPEGALSGGKKQGQVGIISRKSELKKIEEELVQIRQTLESLELNKQYHIEELTGLEAETAQLAKRIEQVNILKISKDNEIAQNEQKREELTAEKKINENEMEEIVVEVENASEREKGLQTELMQLNQQRKQLEQEVEESSMLVEEKEHLKKSVQDEITAVKIGLAQRQEKKDGLSKALNKLDAELRETQEQIKHIVHEQQSCQQKKLEAEEEIKHLELLVSELATRKTELEESMSSLKAEQDGYNLKAKELRAYLEEKRTEHKHFEQQLQELKLKENEYQIRLSNLEERVREEYQLDLSNLDATTEEIKLELTTSQPESTDPAQPQVDFWEAVSREIEELQEKIGRLGNVNLEAIKEQDELEIRETFLVNQKEDLEKSQEALQNLITKINHTSRELFEKVFSDIRQNFQVMFRKLFGGGKADILLEENVDILEAGIEIMAQPPNKELRSITLLSGGEKVMIVVALLFAVFQSKPSPFCILDEADAALDESNINRFTHILKEFTKDTQFLVITHNKVTMSVADVMYGITMQEPGVSMKVAVKFEEIERKVA, from the coding sequence ATGAAACTGAAAAAACTAGAATTATTCGGATTCAAATCTTTTGCTGAAAAAACTGAAATTGTCTTTGAGGATGGAATAACCGTCATTGTGGGTCCTAATGGATGCGGAAAGAGTAATGTCATTGATGCCATTAAATGGGTACTTGGCGAACAAAGCGTGAAATCATTACGGGGTAACGAAATGGCTGATGTGATCTTTAACGGAACGGATAAGCGCCCATCATTAGGTTATGCCGAGGTATCCCTGACTGTCCAGAACAATAAAGGACTTCTGCCACTTGAATACACCGAGGTCTGCATAACCCGCCGTTTATATACTTCAGGTGAATCGGAATATCTTATCAATAAACAGGCAAGCAGATTAAAGGACATCCGGGAGCTTTTTCTCGACACGGGTTTTGGTGCAAATGCCTATTCCGTGATTGAACAGGGCAATGTGGAAGCCATGCTTCAGGCGGATTCTCGCGAGAGGCGACTCTTATTTGAAGAGGCCGCCGGGATCAGCAAGTTTAAATCACGCAAGAAGGCGGCATTGAGCAAACTTGAACATGTGGAGCAAAACCTGCTCCGGGTTGGAGACATTGTCGAGGAGTTACAAAAGCAGCTTCGTTCGGTAAAACTCCAGGCATCCAAGGCTCGAAAATATCAAGAATATGTGGAACAACTGAAAAAATTAAAGGTCGGACTTTCGCTCAAAAACTATCGTGATCTGAAAAGGAAAAAGGCAGCTGTTTCAGAACAGGTTAATCAGACCAACGAGCAAAGCAACAAGGCAGTTACCGAAATGAACGAACTTGGTGTACAGATAAATGCAATCGATGGCATGATAGGACAATTAGAGAAACAATTGGCACAGATGCAGACCGAGCGGGTTAACCTGGAGGCGCAAATATCCAAAAATCAGGATAAAGCGAAATATGATCGGGAACGTATTAAAGAATTAGAAACTCTTCGGGAAAAATATACTGAACAACAAAAGGGCATGGAAAATAAGATACAGGAAACGAACAACAAGGTTACAGAGACGAAGGAACTGTTGAATACCGTAGAGCAAGAAATTATAAAGTTTGTAGATATCCAGAAGATAAAAGAGACTGCCCAGAAGCAGATCAATCTCGAGTGCGATCTGTTGTACCAGGGTATTGATGAAAAGAAGTCAGAGGTCATCTCTATCCTTCAACAAGAATCCAGCCTCCAGAACGAGATTGGTAGCCTGACAACAGAGAAAGACACCTTGAAAGGCAGAAAAATCAGGCTTTCGAAGAGACAAGAGGAAATCACTTCTTTCGTTGATGCCCTGATGTCTAAATATCAGGAAACTACAAAGGAAAAGGATGTCCTGGTTGAAGAATCTAACACCCTGGATCAGAAAATATCCACTTCAAAGGGGCGCATACAAGAACTGGTAAATATGATACGGTCTCTCGACGAGCAAATCAATCAGCAAAAGCAATTACAGAGCAGCAAAACCTCCCGGCACGAAGTGCTTATGGACTACGAGATGCGGGCGGAAGGTGTGGAGTCTGGTGCAAAAGCCATCCTGGAGGAATCCAGGAAGGACCCTGCAGCTGTAAAGGGCATGCGGGGCATGATTGCCGACCTGCTAAAAGTCGATCTCCAGTATGCATTGGCCATCGAAACTGCCCTGGGTGAAAGGGTACAGGGTATTGTTACTGATACCACCAATGATGCCGTCCAGGCTATTGCATTCCTGCAAAAGAGCCAAAAGGGACACGCTATCTTTTTCCCGTTGGATAGAACGGACGGCCAATCTTCCATCCCAGAGGAAATCCTGCAAAAGCCAGATGTTGTCGGTATTGCAAGGAAACTCGTCAACAGTACAGAAGAGGTTTGCAAGGTTGTTGATGATTTCCTGAATAATACCCTTGTTGTAAAGGATCTTGCTACTGCACTTGCCATGAGCAACGATAACCGTACTATCCGGTATGTTACGCTCGATGGCGAGTTATTAGAACCAGAAGGGGCGCTCAGTGGTGGTAAGAAGCAGGGGCAGGTAGGGATCATATCACGTAAAAGTGAACTGAAGAAGATTGAAGAAGAACTGGTTCAAATCCGGCAAACCCTCGAGAGTTTGGAACTGAATAAACAATACCACATCGAGGAACTCACTGGGCTTGAAGCGGAAACAGCCCAATTGGCGAAGAGAATAGAGCAGGTAAATATCCTGAAAATTTCCAAAGACAATGAGATTGCGCAGAATGAACAGAAACGGGAAGAACTTACTGCAGAGAAAAAGATCAACGAGAATGAGATGGAAGAGATTGTCGTGGAGGTGGAAAATGCTTCTGAACGCGAGAAGGGTTTGCAGACAGAATTAATGCAGCTCAACCAGCAACGCAAGCAATTAGAACAAGAGGTCGAGGAGTCCTCCATGCTTGTGGAAGAAAAAGAACATTTAAAAAAGAGTGTTCAGGATGAAATAACAGCGGTAAAAATCGGCCTTGCGCAAAGACAGGAAAAGAAAGATGGGCTGAGTAAGGCCTTGAATAAACTCGATGCAGAGTTGCGGGAAACACAGGAACAGATTAAGCATATTGTACACGAGCAGCAAAGCTGCCAGCAGAAAAAGCTGGAAGCAGAAGAAGAGATTAAACACCTGGAACTCCTCGTAAGTGAACTTGCTACCAGGAAGACTGAATTGGAAGAGTCAATGTCGTCTCTCAAAGCCGAGCAGGACGGCTACAATCTTAAAGCGAAAGAATTAAGGGCATATCTTGAAGAAAAACGAACAGAACACAAACATTTCGAACAACAGCTTCAGGAATTAAAACTCAAAGAAAACGAGTACCAAATTCGTTTGTCAAATCTGGAAGAGCGTGTCCGTGAAGAATATCAGCTTGATCTGTCAAACTTGGATGCTACCACCGAAGAAATCAAATTGGAACTAACTACGTCACAGCCTGAATCTACCGATCCCGCTCAGCCCCAGGTTGATTTCTGGGAGGCGGTTTCCAGGGAAATAGAAGAGCTGCAGGAAAAGATCGGAAGGCTGGGAAATGTGAACCTGGAGGCCATCAAAGAACAGGACGAACTGGAGATCCGCGAAACATTCCTGGTAAATCAGAAGGAAGACCTCGAAAAATCCCAGGAGGCCTTGCAGAACCTGATAACAAAGATCAACCACACCAGCCGGGAATTATTTGAAAAGGTCTTTAGTGATATTCGCCAGAATTTTCAGGTAATGTTCCGGAAATTGTTTGGCGGGGGCAAGGCAGATATACTTTTAGAGGAAAATGTGGACATCCTGGAGGCGGGCATTGAGATCATGGCACAGCCACCCAATAAAGAACTCCGTTCAATTACCCTCCTCTCCGGTGGTGAAAAGGTAATGATCGTCGTGGCGTTGCTTTTTGCTGTATTCCAATCTAAACCCAGCCCATTCTGCATCCTGGATGAGGCAGATGCCGCCCTGGATGAAAGCAACATCAATCGATTTACCCATATTCTGAAGGAATTTACCAAAGATACACAATTCCTCGTTATTACCCACAACAAGGTCACCATGAGCGTTGCCGATGTGATGTATGGCATTACCATGCAGGAACCGGGTGTATCCATGAAGGTGGCCGTTAAATTTGAGGAGATCGAAAGGAAGGTTGCTTAA
- a CDS encoding HEAT repeat domain-containing protein, producing the protein MTFFCPTCWKEIKGIDTICPFCGADISEYANKDFEEKLINALRHRERETVQRAVYILGRRKSIKAVHPLLKLFKQTDNTLLKIGILNALNEIGVPEAKEFIFKVIDSDTGIVKRMAREIIDRESINHAE; encoded by the coding sequence ATGACATTCTTCTGTCCGACATGTTGGAAAGAAATAAAGGGGATTGATACGATATGCCCTTTCTGTGGTGCTGACATATCAGAGTATGCGAACAAGGATTTTGAGGAAAAATTGATAAATGCACTCAGGCATCGAGAGCGAGAAACGGTTCAGCGGGCTGTGTACATCCTCGGTAGACGCAAAAGTATTAAAGCCGTACATCCACTTTTAAAGCTCTTTAAGCAAACAGACAACACCCTTTTAAAAATAGGAATTCTCAATGCCCTCAATGAGATAGGGGTACCGGAGGCTAAGGAATTTATATTTAAAGTGATTGATTCAGATACGGGCATAGTAAAAAGAATGGCACGGGAAATAATAGACAGGGAATCTATAAATCATGCTGAATGA
- a CDS encoding formate/nitrite transporter family protein, which produces MAENDIQNPNRAVNMDTAYSPVQTASTIENKAVVRARFRVSQTFVLSILAGIYIALGAQFASFVTSDSTLHFGATCLITGIVFSLGLILVEVAGAELFTGNNLNIMGYLSKKITTRELLRVWTLVYIGNFIGSMLMVFLMNMAHQWEYFQCMAGAKALIIAYKKVNLTFSAALTRGVLCNALVCLNSWLCYSSKRVADKVLSNIFVIGGFVASGFEHCVANMYFIPMGLVLRKNPDVVAAAEKMAGKSLDLSLLTWKGFLVNNLFPVTMGNLVGGVILIGVVFWFIYLRPHISYLSLEVKPDFPQNKK; this is translated from the coding sequence ATGGCAGAAAATGATATTCAAAATCCGAATCGGGCGGTGAATATGGATACAGCATATTCACCGGTACAAACAGCTTCCACAATTGAAAACAAGGCCGTTGTAAGGGCGCGATTCCGCGTCTCACAAACATTCGTATTAAGTATTTTAGCAGGTATTTATATTGCTCTGGGCGCCCAGTTTGCCTCGTTTGTCACCAGCGATTCCACCCTTCACTTTGGCGCTACTTGCCTTATTACCGGCATCGTATTTTCTCTCGGTCTTATCCTGGTTGAGGTTGCCGGCGCGGAACTCTTTACAGGCAACAATCTCAATATCATGGGCTATCTGAGCAAAAAGATTACGACACGTGAATTGCTCAGGGTCTGGACTCTTGTGTATATTGGTAATTTTATTGGAAGTATGCTCATGGTTTTCCTGATGAATATGGCGCATCAATGGGAGTATTTTCAATGCATGGCGGGTGCAAAGGCGTTGATAATTGCTTATAAAAAAGTGAATCTTACTTTTAGTGCAGCCCTGACACGGGGCGTGCTGTGTAATGCCCTAGTATGCCTTAACTCCTGGTTGTGCTATAGCAGTAAAAGAGTAGCAGACAAGGTCCTTTCAAATATATTTGTCATCGGCGGTTTCGTTGCCAGCGGGTTTGAGCACTGCGTTGCAAATATGTATTTTATTCCCATGGGTTTGGTGTTACGAAAAAATCCAGACGTCGTTGCTGCCGCTGAAAAAATGGCAGGCAAATCGTTAGACCTTTCTTTACTTACATGGAAGGGATTTTTGGTAAACAACCTCTTCCCCGTTACTATGGGAAATCTTGTAGGAGGGGTTATTCTGATTGGCGTCGTGTTCTGGTTTATTTATCTGCGACCACATATTAGTTATTTATCCCTTGAAGTAAAACCAGATTTTCCTCAAAACAAAAAGTAA